A genomic stretch from Hemicordylus capensis ecotype Gifberg chromosome 1, rHemCap1.1.pri, whole genome shotgun sequence includes:
- the OIP5 gene encoding protein Mis18-beta isoform X1 codes for MLAVSKMAVRRQLQRLFQEPQVGGAITVERPETGNCRQKEQDAKVLAKQGDQVPGLRGFRLENCVVFQCWKCRAVLGDSLHLCAQEEKLRLLVCFKVTNNVVVEDSLMFCVEGDLTGCTYNTLYCRSCEKGIGFRLYCSTSLTHLRGFFCLFKDSIICYLLKTKTTVDASKMAFPPVSLKDHVQKLKENLVLMHTRIELMMKKLEELHQQRIVAEKQGYKAKPHGLTSGYTMRKLKN; via the exons ATGCTGGCGGTAAGCAAGATGGCTGTGCGGCGGCAGCTACAGCGGCTTTTCCAGGAGCCTCAAGTGGGTGGTGCAATCACGGTGGAGCGACCAGAAACTGGGAACTGCCGCCAGAAGGAGCAGGACGCAAAAGTGTTGGCGAAGCAAGGAGACCAAGTCCCGGGGCTGCGGGGCTTCCGGCTGGAAAACTGTGTGGTCTTCCAGTGCTGGAAGTGCCGTGCAGTGTTGGGAGACTCGCTCCATCTCTGCGCCCAGGAGGAGAAGCTCCGCCTTCTGGTTTGTTTCA AAGTCACAAATAATGTTGTTGTAGAAGATTCTTTGATGTTCTGTGTTGAAGGAGATCTCACTGGATG CACCTATAACACATTGTACTGCCGGTCATGTGAGAAGGGCATAGGCTTCCGACTCTATTGTTCAACTTCACTGACTCACCTGCGAGGCTTCTTCTGTCTTTTTAAGGACAGCATCATTTG TTACTTGTTAAAAACGAAAACCACAGTTGACGCTTCaaagatggcttttcctcctgtgAGTCTGAAGGATCATGTACAAAAG ctaaaaGAGAATTTAGTACTAATGCACACCCGTATAGAGCTGATGATGAAGAAGCTAGAAGAACTGCATCAGCAGAGGATTGTGGCTGAGAAGCAGGGTTACAAAGCAAAACCCCATGGCCTAACATCTGGGTATACAATGAGGAAGCTGAAAAATTAA
- the OIP5 gene encoding protein Mis18-beta isoform X2, with amino-acid sequence MLAVSKMAVRRQLQRLFQEPQVGGAITVERPETGNCRQKEQDAKVLAKQGDQVPGLRGFRLENCVVFQCWKCRAVLGDSLHLCAQEEKLRLLVCFKVTNNVVVEDSLMFCVEGDLTGCTYNTLYCRSCEKGIGFRLYCSTSLTHLRGFFCLFKDSIICYLLKTKTTVDASKMAFPPVSLKDHVQKITTDSLSTR; translated from the exons ATGCTGGCGGTAAGCAAGATGGCTGTGCGGCGGCAGCTACAGCGGCTTTTCCAGGAGCCTCAAGTGGGTGGTGCAATCACGGTGGAGCGACCAGAAACTGGGAACTGCCGCCAGAAGGAGCAGGACGCAAAAGTGTTGGCGAAGCAAGGAGACCAAGTCCCGGGGCTGCGGGGCTTCCGGCTGGAAAACTGTGTGGTCTTCCAGTGCTGGAAGTGCCGTGCAGTGTTGGGAGACTCGCTCCATCTCTGCGCCCAGGAGGAGAAGCTCCGCCTTCTGGTTTGTTTCA AAGTCACAAATAATGTTGTTGTAGAAGATTCTTTGATGTTCTGTGTTGAAGGAGATCTCACTGGATG CACCTATAACACATTGTACTGCCGGTCATGTGAGAAGGGCATAGGCTTCCGACTCTATTGTTCAACTTCACTGACTCACCTGCGAGGCTTCTTCTGTCTTTTTAAGGACAGCATCATTTG TTACTTGTTAAAAACGAAAACCACAGTTGACGCTTCaaagatggcttttcctcctgtgAGTCTGAAGGATCATGTACAAAAG ATTACCACTGATTCTTTAAGCACAAGATGA